In Mycolicibacterium gadium, the genomic window TACGGCATCACCGGGCTTGCCGAGCATTCCGTGCTGCCGGTGATCGGCACCAAGGAGCTCATCGCGTGGCTGCCGACGTTGCTCGGCCTGTCACCCGATGATCTGGTCGTGGTGCCGGAGTTGGCCTATCCGACCTACGAGGTCGGTGCACGGCTGGCCGGAACGCCATTCGTGCGCGCGGATTCACTGACGCAGCTGGGTCCGCAGTCGCCCGCACTGGTGTACCTGAACTCGCCGAGCAACCCCACGGGCAAGGTGCTGGGCGTCGACCACCTGCGCAAGGTCGTCGGCTGGGCCCGGGAGCGCGGTGTCCTCGTCGCCTCCGACGAGTGCTACTTGGGGTTGGGCTGGGAGGACCGGCCGCTCTCGGTACTGCATCCCGACGTCTGCGATGGCGACCACACCGGGCTGTTGGCGATCCATTCGCTGTCGAAGACGTCGTCGCTGGCGGGGTACCGGGCCGGTTTCGTCGCCGGCGACCCGTCGGTGGTGGCCGAGCTGCTGGCCGTGCGCAAGCACGCGGGCATGATGATGCCGACTCCGGTGCAGGCCGCGATGGGTGCGGCACTCGACGACGACGAACACGAACGGGAGCAGCGCGCGCGTTACGAGCGGCGCAGGACCGTCCTCAAGCCCGCGCTGCAGGGGGCCGGCCTGACCGTCGACAACTCGGAAGCGGGACTGTACATCTGGGCCACGCGCGGCGAGCCGTGCCGCGACACCGTGGCCTGGCTGGCCCAGCGAGGCATCCTGGTGGCGCCCGGTGAGTTCTACGGGCCCGGGGGAGCGCAGCACGTCCGGGTCGCTTTGACCGCTTCCGATGAGCGCATAGCCGCTGCGGTACAGCGACTCACGGGCTAGGAATCAATCCAGCAGGCCCATCGACATCGCGGTCGTCACCGCCGCCGTGCGATCGGAAACGCCTAGCTTGTTGAACGTCCGCAGCAGGTGGGTCTTCACCGTGGCTTCGCTGATGTGCAGTGCACGCCCGATCTCGGCGTTGGTCTTGCCGGTCGCCACCAGCCCGAGCACCTCGACCTCTCGGCTCGACAACGCCGCCGAAACAGGTTGGCGCACAAAGCGGACAAGGCGATCGGCAACAGTCGGCGCCAGCACCGTCTTACCTCGCGCCGCGTCGCGAACGGCCTCGGCCAGTTCGGATCGCGTCGCATCCTTCAGCAGATAGCCCGCCGCACCCGCCTCGACCGCGCGCAGGATGTCGGAGTCGGACTCGTACGTGGTGACGACGACGATGCGTGTCCCCGGCAGCGCCGCGAGGATTCGCTCGGTGGCCGCCACACCGTCGACGTCCGGCATCCGCAGATCCATGAGAATGACGTCAGGTCGCAGGGATTCGGCCATGACGATCGCCTCCGCGCCCGAACCCGCCTCGCCCACGACGGAGAGGTCGGCCTCGGCGTCGATCATGCCGCGCAAACCCTCCCTGACTACCGGATGGTCGTCGACGATCAGCACCTTCGTGATGGCGGCGGTCATGTCGGCACCTCGACCGTCAGCGTCGTCCCGGCGCCGGAACCGGTGGACAGGGTCATCGCACCGCCCACCTGCGCCACCCGGGCACGCATTCCGCGCAGCCCGAAGCCCTCGCGGTGACCGCTGTCCATTCCAATGCCGTTGTCTGTCACCGTAAGCCGAACTCCTGAAGTCGACGGTGCCAGGTCGACGGTGACTGCGCTAGCCTGCGCGTGTTTGCGAATGTTCGCGAACGCCTCCTGCGTGGCACGCAGCAGCACCACATCGGCGGCCATGCTCTGGGTGGGCAGGTCGGCGGCGATGTGCGCGGTGACCACGGCGTCGGTCTCGGCGGCGAGCCGATCGCACTGTCGTTGGATGGCGGCGGGCAGCGTTTCCTCGAGCGGACTCGGCGTCAGTTCGGCCACCATCGCCCGTGCTTCGGCGAGGTTCTCCCGTGCAGTGGCGCCGATCAATTCGACGTGTCGCTTCGCCGCGGCGGTATCGGTTTCCAGCTCTGGTTCGACGGCCTGGGCAAGCATGACGATGCTGGTGAAGCCCTGGGCCAGCGTGTCGTGGATCTCGCGGGCCAGTCGCTCCCGTTCCGCCGCGGTGCCCGCCGCACGCGACAAACGGGCGCTCTCGGCACGAGTGGCCGCCAACTCGGACACCAGGGCGGCCAGCTGTCTGCGTTGCCGCATCGACGTGATGATCACAGTGCCGATCACCGGCGCGATGATCACCCCGATGAGGGTAAACGCAATAGCGATACCGAGATTCGGCGAAGGGATGCCTTCCCTGACTATGACCAGGATCAGCGGGATCAGGTTGATCGCCGTGGTGATCACCAGCGCGGCGCGCAGCGTCAGTGTCGCGAACACAATCGGGTAGATCGCCGGTACCGCTGCCACCGCGACCGGAGAGGCCCACAAGGCGACGGTCCACAGAGCGACCACAATTGCGACGAATAATACTGCAGCCCAGCTGTTTTCAGGAAGAACGAAGATCCTGCGACCAAATGTCACCACGCAGAGCACCATGCCTGCGATCGCGGCCATGGCGACGGGCATGTCACCGGGAAAGCGATGATCGAGCACGACCACCGCGAACATGGCCGCCGCGCAGACGCCGACGACATAGACCATCCACAGCCAATGCCATTCGGCGCCCCGCGGAGCGTCCACACTCATACCGCGATTTTCCCCTGTCTTCGCCGGGGCCCCACCCTAGCTTCGCTGTGGGTCCGATCCCCGGGTCGGTGCCCAGTTGCCGTGAAATCCGTGCGGTACGCGGGCCGGAAGGTGCACCGTTGCGACCGTTTCCAGCGTCTGCGCGTCGAGGAGTACAAGATCACTGCGGTCGGTGGCCGGGTCGTAGACGAACCCCATCACGACCCCGTCGTCCTCGGCAGCGTCCGCACCGGATGGGACGAAGACGAACTCGCCGGGTTCACGACCCGCGCCGAAGGCCACCGACTCGGTGCGTTTGGTGTGCAGGTCGTGCTTGCGGATCGAGTCCGCTTCGGTGATTCCTGCGGAGCCTCCGACATATCCGACCGTGTACCCGAACCTGTGCGGGCGACCGACGCGCCGCTCGTCGACCCGCGGGAACTCCTGGACGGTGTCGTCGAGGCGTTCTTCCCGGACCGTGCCCGCGGCCAGATCGACGGTCCACCGGTCCAGAGTCTGCGTGCCGGGTACCAAGCTGGTGCCGGTCGTGAAGACCGAAGAGTGCCGCACGATGTCGAGCACGATGCTGTCGCCTTCGGGAGAGGGCACGTCGTAGGCGTTCAGTGGATGGAAGACGTAGCAGGGCTGCACTTCGAACCAACGGATGTCAGCAGCGCTGCCCTCGCGAGGCATCACCCCGACGCGGGCCTGCCGTTCGGGGGCCCAGCGATAGGGCATACCGCCCGATGGCGCCCCGCCACCCTGGCCGGATTTGCGCATGGCCCTTCTCAGCATGAAGTCCGGCAGCGCGTGGCGCTCCACGACGTGGGCCAGCAGACCCGTGGCAGCCTTCGCCGTGGCAGTCTGTGCGCGACCGCTCAGGTCCAGCGCGACCGGCAGGTCGTAGAGCACGACATATTTTTCGGTGAGCGAGAAGTCGTGCATCATCGTCTGCGCCTTCAAACGGATGTCGACCGTGCGACGCACCTTCCCGTCGACACCTGTCACGGTGTACCTCACGATGTTGCCGCGCACCGGGCTGTATGAGACGGCGTGCAGCTCGCCCGTCGCGGGGTCCCGCTTGGGATGGGCGGAGTACCCGCCGAACAGCGTGCCGCAGAAGTCGGAGGGGCCGACGGTCTCCAGCTCGTCGGTCAGCTCGTAGGGACGTCCGCCGGCCTCGACGATGGCCAGGGTCCGGCCGCCTTGTTCGAGGATGTTGGTATTCGCCGCGAAGTCGAAGCCGCCTGCGGTCGGACCTCCGCGCCAGGTCTCGCCAAGCCGGCGCGCCACGGCCGCAGAGCGCACCCACCGGTTGCGGTACCACTGCGCCTCGCCGTCGCGCAGACGTAGTCCATGCGCCATGCCGTCGCCGAGGAACCAGTGGTAGCGGGCGGGATCCGGATCGCCGAGAGGGTTGGGTCCGATGCGGAGATAGCGACCGTCGAGATACTCCGGGATGGTTCCGGTGACCTCGAGGTCGAAAGCGGTGATTTCCTCCCTGACCGGCGCGTAGTTGCCGTTCAGATAGGGATTTTCCGTGCTGCGGGTCCGGGCTGCGGTCGTCATGCACTGATCGTGCTCCGTTGGCGAGCGGCGCGCGACAACCTTGGGGCTGATTGCTGTGTCCGTCGACCGGTGGACAGTGATGACGTTTGCGTGACTAATCGATGCAGGAACGATGCAATTTGGCGGCGAACCGGGTATTTGTGTTCGTAGGTTGGGCTCGCCAGCCCTGGGTAAGTTGAACCGCACACGGCGCGGAAGGAGTGGCGCGTGTCAGCGATCGGCTCACGCATGCTTGACGAGGTGGTGTCGCATTCGGCCAACGGTTCACAGCCGGCTGCCGAACTGGGCGGCGAGCACTGGCGCGGCGCGTTGCGCCGTGCTGTGCAGGGGATCGTCGCCGAGTTCGTGGACACCAGGTGCGCACCCGAGCTTCAGGCTGCCGGGGTCGATATCGCGGCCGACGTGTTGCGCGATTTCGTCGACGGAGGCAAATGCGTGCGGTCGACGTTCATGTACCTGGGTTGGTTGTGCGGCGCCGACCACGATCCTGCAGCGCTGCGAGCAGCCGCCGGCCTCGAGCTACTGCACGCGTTCGCCCTCTTGCAGGACGATGTCATGGACAGCTCCACCATGCGCCGTGGCCGAGTCGCCGGGCACGTCGCGTTCGCGCAGTGGCATCGGCGGCGGCCGTTGCGGGGATCGCCGGATCGTTTCGGGGAATCCGCCGCGGTGCTGCTTGGGGATCTGTGTCTGGTCTGGGCGGCGCAGATGATGCGGGAGAGTCGCGTTCCGACCGCCGCCCTCGAGCGGGTCTGGCCTCGCTACGACGCGATGCGCACCGAACTCGCGATAGGGCAATTCGCCGACCTGATCAACGACTCGAGCAGGTTCCCAACCCTGGACCGCGTGCTGTCCGTGTCGCGCCGCAAGTCCGGCAACTACACCGTGCGGCGCCCACTTGAAATGGGCGCGGCCATGGCGGGCTGTGACGAGCCGGTGATGGCGATGCTTGGCGGCTACGGTGACGCCATTGGAGAGGCCTTCCAGATGCGTGACGACGTACTCGGCATCTTCGGATCGCCTTCGATCACCGGAAAGCCCAGCGGCAGCGACCTTCTGGAGGGCAAGGCGACAACCGTCGTAGCGGCCGCCTACCACCTGGCGGACAGGGTGTTGCGCAGGCAACTGCGCGGCCTGATGCGCGCGGACGCCCTCGACGTCGACGACATCAACCGCTGGCGTGAACTGATCGTCGCCACGGGTGCCGTCGATTGGATCGAGAAACTGATCGACTCGCGGCTCACGCACGCCCTGACGCTCGTCGACAATGCCGACCTGCGACCAGATGTCCGAGTAGCCCTGGCGGACATGGCCACGGCGTGCACCGCACGGACGGCGTGATCGTGAAGACCTTTGGAAGCAACGCCCAACGGGTGGTCGTGGTCGGTGCGGGCCTCGCGGGATTATCGGCGGCCCTGCATCTCGCAGGGCGTGGCCGGGAGGTCACCGTGATCGAACGGGCACCACATCCCGGGGGACGGGTGGGGCGCCTCGACATCGACGGGTACCTACTCGATACGGGCCCAACCGTGCTGACGATGCCTGACCTCATCGACGACGCATTCGCGGCCGTCGGCGAATCGCTGTCCGACCGTCTCGACCTCATGCGGGTCGATCCCGCCTACCACGCGTCGTTCGCCGACGGCAGCTCATTGAACGTGCACAGCGACCGAGAGGCAATGGCCGCCGAGATCGAGCGGTTCGCGGGCCGCGGGCAGGCCGATGGCTACTTGCAGCTACGTGACTGGCTGACCCGACTCTATGACGTCGAGTTCGACGGTTTCATCGCGGCGAACTTCGACTCACCGCTGTCTCTCCTCACTCCTGCGCTGGCGCGGTTGACGGCCATCGGCGGCTTTCGTCGGTGGGATCGCATGGTGCGCAAGTTCATCAGCGACGAACGGCTGCAGCGGGTGTTCACCTTTCAAGCGCTGTACGCCGGCGTTCCGCCGCAGCGGGCATTGGCCGTATACGCCGTCATCGCCTACATGGACACCATCTCCGGCGTCTTCTTCCCGCGCGGCGGCATGCGCGCGCTGCCTGATGCGCTGGCCGCGGCCGCCGCCGGTGCAGGTGTCCAATTCCGCTACAGCGCGGCAGTTTCCGCACTGGAGCGCAGCGGATCAGAGGTGACGGCCGTGCGCACCAGCACCGGTGAGCGTGTCCCGGCGGACGCGGTCGTGCTGACCACGGAGCTACCCGAGACTTATCGCCTGCTCGGCCGTGAACCGCGCCGGCTGCTTCGGCTTCGGCCCGCACCCTCCGCCGTCGTCGCGCACGTCGGTTGCCAGGCGGTCGATACCGATGTCGGGCACCACACGATTCTGTTCGGCCAGGCCTGGCAGCAGACATTCCGGGACATCATCGACGACGGGAAAGTGATGACCGACCCCTCGTTGCTCGTCACTCGGCCCTCGGCGGGTGACGCGGGGCTGGCGCCGGCCGGTCGCGATCTGCTGTACATCCTGGCTCCTGCGCCGAACACCGCGGTGGGCAATGTCGATTGGGCCGCAACGGGTCCGGCATACACCGACAGCATCTTGCGGGCCGTCCAGAACCGGATGCCGTCGCTCGGCCGCGAAGCCGAACTACTGCATGTCGTCGACCCCGCGGACTGGGCGCGCCAGGGCATGCTTGCGGGCACGCCGTTCGCGCTGGCCCACACCTTCGGGCAGACCGGTCCGTTCCGGCCGGCGAACACCGTGCGCGGTGTCGACAACGCCGTCCTCGCCGGATCCTCGACAGTGCCGGGGGTAGGTGTGCCCACAGCGTTGATGTCGGGCCGCCTGGCCGCCGACAGAATCACCGGCGCCGTGACCAAGCGACGCCAACTACGGGTGGTGCAACCATGATCAGTTCAGAACTCCATGCCGCCGGTGTCCACGATCCCGTATTGCGGGACGCCTACCGACGCTGCCGCACCTTGAACTCACAGCACGGGCGAACGTTCTTCCTTGCCACGAGGTTGCTCACGCCGCAGCAGCGTCCCGCCGTGCACGCGCTCTACGGGTTCGCTCGGCGCGCCGACGACATCCTGGACGACTTCGACGCGTCGGTGTCCACCTCGGAGCGTGCGAATGAATTGCAGCGGTTGGCGACACGGTTGTTCAACCGTATGACGACCGGCGCCAACGACGATGGTGACCTCTCGTTGGCGGCGGTGGTCGACACCGCGCGCAGATATGACATCCCGTGGGAACACTTCGACGACTTCTTGTCCTCGATGCGAATGGACCTGTCGACCACCGACTACCCCGACCGCGCCGCACTCGACCGATACATGTATGGCTCCGCCGAAGTGATCGGTCTCCAAATGCTGCCCGTCCTGGGTACCGTGTGCGAACCCACCGAGGCTGCACCGTACGCCGCAGCACTCGGAAAAGCGTTCCAGCTCACCAACTTCCTGCGCGATGTCGATGAAGACCTGCAGCGCGGGCGGATCTATCTACCCGCCGACGAACTCGCCGTCCACCAGGTGGACCGCGACGTTCTGAACTGGTGTCACGACCATCGCCGTACCGACTCGCGAGTGCGGCGCGCCCTGGAGGAGCAGCACGCGGAGACCAGACGCATCTACCGATTCGCCGAACAGGGCATTGCCCTGCTTCATCCTCGGTCGAGACCGTGCATTTCGGCTGCGCTCACTTTGTACTCCGAAATCCTGGACCGCATCGAAGAACTCGACTTCGCGGTGTTCGATCAACGTGCCACCGTCGGCACGGCCCGCCGACTTCAGGTCGCTGGTCGCGGGTTCATCGAAGCGTGGGCCGCCCGAATCCGCCATTCAGGGACGTGACGATGGACCGTTGGCAGTACCTGCTCGTGCTCGCGGCGTGCCTGGTGATCACCGCACCCCTGGAGTTCCTCGGGCCCGGTGTGTATCGCTACGCCAAACGCACCGCCCTCGCAATACTTCCGGTCGCTGCGGTGTTCGTATTCTGGGATCTGATTGCGATCACCGCGGACGTGTGGACGTTCAACCCTCAGTACGTGACAGGCCTGCAACTCCCGGGGGGGATGCCCATCGAGGAACTGTTGTTCTTCATGGTGATACCGCTGTGCGGGTTGCTGACCTACAACGCAGTCGACGGCCTGCTCGGGCGAGTACGCGCCCTCCGCGGCAAGGCAAGGCAGGCGCAGTGACCGGCATCGGCTACACCGTGCCCGCCGTGATCGCGGTGATCGTCGTCATCGTGCTCGAATTGGCGATACTGCGAACGGGACTGTTCCGCCGCGCGGCGTATTGGATCTCGATGGCGATCGTGCTGGGCTTCCAGATCCCCGTCGACGGTTGGCTCACCAAGCTCAGCGCACCGATCGTCATCTACGACGAACAGCACACCAGCGGATTGCGGTTTCCGCTCGACATCCCGGTCGAAGACTTTCTGTTCGGTTGGGCGATGGTCACCGCGGTGCTGTTGCTATGGGAGCGTCAGCGGCTACGTGAACAGACAAAGGAGACGTTGTGAGTCTGTCCTCCAACGAAATTCCCGGGGCCTTCGACGTCGGGGCGCCTGCCTACGACAAGCTCGTGGGCGCCAACCCCGGCTACCACGATCACCTGCGACTCTCGGCGCAGCGAATGCGGATCGCCGACCAGGGCCGTGGTTTGCGCCTGTTGGACGCCGGATGCGGAACCGGGGCGTCGACCGCGGCACTACTGGCCGTCGCGCCCGAAGCCGAGATCGTCGCGGTTGACGCGTCGGAGGGCATGCTGGCGCAGGCACGGGCGAAAGCGTGGCCGACGTCGGTCAGCTTCGTGCAGTCTCGGATCGAGGATCTCGCCGACGCCGGCGTCGTCGGACCGTTCGACGGCATCCTGGCGGCCTACCTGATCCGCAACGTGACCGACCGGGACGGCCAGCTACGCAGGTTTCGTGAGCTCCTGCGACCGGGTGGAACGCTTGCGGTGCACGAATACTCGGTCCGCGATTCCAAGCTCGCCACGGCGGTGTGGAACGCGGTGTGTACCGCGATCATCATTCCCAGCGGTCGCTTGCGCAGTGGCGATGCCTCGCTCTACACCTACCTCCGGCGCAGTGTGAACACCTTCGACGGGGTGGGAGCCTTCCGGCACAGGATGGCCGCGAACGGCTTCGAGTCCGTCCGCAGCGAGACGATGCCCGGTTGGCAGCGCAACATCGTGCACACGTTCGTGGGGCAGGCGCCACGATGAGCGATCCGCGCGCCCAGACTCATCCCGGGCCAGCTGGCGTGGCGAACGCATCTGAACTGTCAGAGCGCCCACGCGTCGTCGTGGTCGGCGCAGGCATCGCGGGCCTTGCTGCCGCCACGGGATTGGCCGAGCGCGGCGTTGCGGTCGACCTCATCGAGCGCCAGTCTTACCTGGGCGGCCGGGTCGGCGGATGGACCGAGCGACTTTCCGATGACTCTGAGGTCGCGATGAATCGCGGCTTTCACGCGTTCTTCCGGCAGTACTACAATCTGCGAAACCTTCTGCGGCGCATAGACCCTGCGCTCGCGATGCTCACACCGGTGGATGACTATCCACTCATCGACGCAGAAGGCCGCACCGACACCTTTCGGGGTTTGCCGTTGACGCCGCCGCTCAACGCGATGATGTTCGCTCTGCGCAGTCCCACGTTCCGGCTACGAGATCTCGTCCGACTCGACGCGCGAGCGGCTGCTCCGCTGGCGGCGGTGTCGGTGCCGGACATCTACGACCGCCTTGACCACCTGGATGCTGACTCCTTCCTGCGCGACATCAACTTTCCCGTAGCGGCGCGGCATCTGGCGTTCGAGGTCTTCTCCAGAAGCTTCTTCGCGGAGCCGACTGATCTGTCGGCGGCCGAACTGGCAGCGATGTTCCACATCTACTTCCTCGGCTCCCGGGAGGGGCTGATCTTCGACGTGGCCGGAGCCAACTTCGATGCGGCGCTGTGGAACCCGTTGGGCGCCTATCTCGAGGCGCTTGGTGTTCGCGTCCACCGCGAGACGTCGGTGAGCGAGGTGCGACACGGGCAGGGTTGGATGGTCGGTCTCGACGGCGGAGCGAAACTAGACGCCGACGGTGTCGTACTGGCCACCGATATCGCTGGCCTGCAACGGATCGTCGAGAACTCTGCCGGCATCGGTGACGACGACTGGCGCAAGAGCGTGGCGAAACTCGGCAAGGCGCCGCCGTTCATCGTGCATCGGTTGTGGCTGGACGAGAAGGTGAATTCCGACCGAGCGCCGTTCATCGGAACAGGCGGCAGGCCACCGCTGGACAACGTCAGCGTGCTGGAGCGATACGAACACGAGGCGGCGGACTGGTCGCGCAAGCACGGGGGATCGGTGGTGGAACTGCACTCATACGCCGTGAAGACGCCTGACGATACTCTGCGTGACCGGCTGCTGGGTCGCCTCCACGAGCTGTATCCCGAGACCCGCAATGCTCACGTCGTCGCCGAGAAGGTGCTCTGGCACAACGACTGCCCGCGCTTCGCTCCTGGCGACTTCGCCGACCGGCCGGTCGTGAGATCGCCCGATGACGGACTGGTGCTTGCCGGTGACGGTATCCGCATCGATCTGCCTGTCGCGCTGATGGAACGCGCCGCGACGACGGGATGGTCGGCGGCCAATCACCTTCTCGATCACTTCGGCATTCGAGGTCATTCCCTGCAGACGGTTCCGAACCACGGGCGGATGGCGCTCCTGAGTCGAGTCGCCGAACGTGGAAGGCCCAAGACACGATGAGCAGAATCGCGAGACTTCGGTCGCGGC contains:
- the dapC gene encoding succinyldiaminopimelate transaminase → MQRVSASLPVFPWDTLADVTALARSHPDGIVDLSVGTPVDDVAPVIRDALAAASAAPGYPTTAGTPALRASAVAALHRRYGITGLAEHSVLPVIGTKELIAWLPTLLGLSPDDLVVVPELAYPTYEVGARLAGTPFVRADSLTQLGPQSPALVYLNSPSNPTGKVLGVDHLRKVVGWARERGVLVASDECYLGLGWEDRPLSVLHPDVCDGDHTGLLAIHSLSKTSSLAGYRAGFVAGDPSVVAELLAVRKHAGMMMPTPVQAAMGAALDDDEHEREQRARYERRRTVLKPALQGAGLTVDNSEAGLYIWATRGEPCRDTVAWLAQRGILVAPGEFYGPGGAQHVRVALTASDERIAAAVQRLTG
- a CDS encoding response regulator, producing MTKVLIVDDHPVVREGLRGMIDAEADLSVVGEAGSGAEAIVMAESLRPDVILMDLRMPDVDGVAATERILAALPGTRIVVVTTYESDSDILRAVEAGAAGYLLKDATRSELAEAVRDAARGKTVLAPTVADRLVRFVRQPVSAALSSREVEVLGLVATGKTNAEIGRALHISEATVKTHLLRTFNKLGVSDRTAAVTTAMSMGLLD
- a CDS encoding sensor histidine kinase, with product MSVDAPRGAEWHWLWMVYVVGVCAAAMFAVVVLDHRFPGDMPVAMAAIAGMVLCVVTFGRRIFVLPENSWAAVLFVAIVVALWTVALWASPVAVAAVPAIYPIVFATLTLRAALVITTAINLIPLILVIVREGIPSPNLGIAIAFTLIGVIIAPVIGTVIITSMRQRRQLAALVSELAATRAESARLSRAAGTAAERERLAREIHDTLAQGFTSIVMLAQAVEPELETDTAAAKRHVELIGATARENLAEARAMVAELTPSPLEETLPAAIQRQCDRLAAETDAVVTAHIAADLPTQSMAADVVLLRATQEAFANIRKHAQASAVTVDLAPSTSGVRLTVTDNGIGMDSGHREGFGLRGMRARVAQVGGAMTLSTGSGAGTTLTVEVPT
- a CDS encoding carotenoid oxygenase family protein, with the protein product MTTAARTRSTENPYLNGNYAPVREEITAFDLEVTGTIPEYLDGRYLRIGPNPLGDPDPARYHWFLGDGMAHGLRLRDGEAQWYRNRWVRSAAVARRLGETWRGGPTAGGFDFAANTNILEQGGRTLAIVEAGGRPYELTDELETVGPSDFCGTLFGGYSAHPKRDPATGELHAVSYSPVRGNIVRYTVTGVDGKVRRTVDIRLKAQTMMHDFSLTEKYVVLYDLPVALDLSGRAQTATAKAATGLLAHVVERHALPDFMLRRAMRKSGQGGGAPSGGMPYRWAPERQARVGVMPREGSAADIRWFEVQPCYVFHPLNAYDVPSPEGDSIVLDIVRHSSVFTTGTSLVPGTQTLDRWTVDLAAGTVREERLDDTVQEFPRVDERRVGRPHRFGYTVGYVGGSAGITEADSIRKHDLHTKRTESVAFGAGREPGEFVFVPSGADAAEDDGVVMGFVYDPATDRSDLVLLDAQTLETVATVHLPARVPHGFHGNWAPTRGSDPQRS
- a CDS encoding polyprenyl synthetase family protein; the protein is MLDEVVSHSANGSQPAAELGGEHWRGALRRAVQGIVAEFVDTRCAPELQAAGVDIAADVLRDFVDGGKCVRSTFMYLGWLCGADHDPAALRAAAGLELLHAFALLQDDVMDSSTMRRGRVAGHVAFAQWHRRRPLRGSPDRFGESAAVLLGDLCLVWAAQMMRESRVPTAALERVWPRYDAMRTELAIGQFADLINDSSRFPTLDRVLSVSRRKSGNYTVRRPLEMGAAMAGCDEPVMAMLGGYGDAIGEAFQMRDDVLGIFGSPSITGKPSGSDLLEGKATTVVAAAYHLADRVLRRQLRGLMRADALDVDDINRWRELIVATGAVDWIEKLIDSRLTHALTLVDNADLRPDVRVALADMATACTARTA
- the crtI gene encoding phytoene desaturase family protein, which codes for MKTFGSNAQRVVVVGAGLAGLSAALHLAGRGREVTVIERAPHPGGRVGRLDIDGYLLDTGPTVLTMPDLIDDAFAAVGESLSDRLDLMRVDPAYHASFADGSSLNVHSDREAMAAEIERFAGRGQADGYLQLRDWLTRLYDVEFDGFIAANFDSPLSLLTPALARLTAIGGFRRWDRMVRKFISDERLQRVFTFQALYAGVPPQRALAVYAVIAYMDTISGVFFPRGGMRALPDALAAAAAGAGVQFRYSAAVSALERSGSEVTAVRTSTGERVPADAVVLTTELPETYRLLGREPRRLLRLRPAPSAVVAHVGCQAVDTDVGHHTILFGQAWQQTFRDIIDDGKVMTDPSLLVTRPSAGDAGLAPAGRDLLYILAPAPNTAVGNVDWAATGPAYTDSILRAVQNRMPSLGREAELLHVVDPADWARQGMLAGTPFALAHTFGQTGPFRPANTVRGVDNAVLAGSSTVPGVGVPTALMSGRLAADRITGAVTKRRQLRVVQP
- a CDS encoding phytoene/squalene synthase family protein, with protein sequence MISSELHAAGVHDPVLRDAYRRCRTLNSQHGRTFFLATRLLTPQQRPAVHALYGFARRADDILDDFDASVSTSERANELQRLATRLFNRMTTGANDDGDLSLAAVVDTARRYDIPWEHFDDFLSSMRMDLSTTDYPDRAALDRYMYGSAEVIGLQMLPVLGTVCEPTEAAPYAAALGKAFQLTNFLRDVDEDLQRGRIYLPADELAVHQVDRDVLNWCHDHRRTDSRVRRALEEQHAETRRIYRFAEQGIALLHPRSRPCISAALTLYSEILDRIEELDFAVFDQRATVGTARRLQVAGRGFIEAWAARIRHSGT
- a CDS encoding lycopene cyclase domain-containing protein; translation: MDRWQYLLVLAACLVITAPLEFLGPGVYRYAKRTALAILPVAAVFVFWDLIAITADVWTFNPQYVTGLQLPGGMPIEELLFFMVIPLCGLLTYNAVDGLLGRVRALRGKARQAQ
- a CDS encoding lycopene cyclase domain-containing protein, which gives rise to MTGIGYTVPAVIAVIVVIVLELAILRTGLFRRAAYWISMAIVLGFQIPVDGWLTKLSAPIVIYDEQHTSGLRFPLDIPVEDFLFGWAMVTAVLLLWERQRLREQTKETL
- a CDS encoding class I SAM-dependent methyltransferase; translation: MSLSSNEIPGAFDVGAPAYDKLVGANPGYHDHLRLSAQRMRIADQGRGLRLLDAGCGTGASTAALLAVAPEAEIVAVDASEGMLAQARAKAWPTSVSFVQSRIEDLADAGVVGPFDGILAAYLIRNVTDRDGQLRRFRELLRPGGTLAVHEYSVRDSKLATAVWNAVCTAIIIPSGRLRSGDASLYTYLRRSVNTFDGVGAFRHRMAANGFESVRSETMPGWQRNIVHTFVGQAPR
- a CDS encoding FAD-dependent oxidoreductase, translating into MSDPRAQTHPGPAGVANASELSERPRVVVVGAGIAGLAAATGLAERGVAVDLIERQSYLGGRVGGWTERLSDDSEVAMNRGFHAFFRQYYNLRNLLRRIDPALAMLTPVDDYPLIDAEGRTDTFRGLPLTPPLNAMMFALRSPTFRLRDLVRLDARAAAPLAAVSVPDIYDRLDHLDADSFLRDINFPVAARHLAFEVFSRSFFAEPTDLSAAELAAMFHIYFLGSREGLIFDVAGANFDAALWNPLGAYLEALGVRVHRETSVSEVRHGQGWMVGLDGGAKLDADGVVLATDIAGLQRIVENSAGIGDDDWRKSVAKLGKAPPFIVHRLWLDEKVNSDRAPFIGTGGRPPLDNVSVLERYEHEAADWSRKHGGSVVELHSYAVKTPDDTLRDRLLGRLHELYPETRNAHVVAEKVLWHNDCPRFAPGDFADRPVVRSPDDGLVLAGDGIRIDLPVALMERAATTGWSAANHLLDHFGIRGHSLQTVPNHGRMALLSRVAERGRPKTR